A single genomic interval of Lentimicrobium saccharophilum harbors:
- a CDS encoding PorP/SprF family type IX secretion system membrane protein has translation MKKSILIIGLFLVTVSAMSQRDALYSQFMFNRLVINPGYTGSRDMLTMTLLNRYQWVGFGDGAPRTLTFSAHSPLRNENVALGMYVYADQTGPFTDVGFMGNYAYRVRLFKGILSLGLQAGFNQVNVDWDALEMRDGDDEVILNRPKNKLQPDANFGIYYYTRSYYLGVSSKQLFESQYGKVEFENGLTSYATLARHFYGIAGLALPLSDNVVFRPGMMFKYTANAPLNMDLNASFLFNDVLWVGASYRTNKNAITSKNAIVFMVELNLTDNWRLGYSYDAYLTEMKTHTQGSHEVMISYDMNLFKPRLLTPRYF, from the coding sequence ATGAAAAAGTCAATACTCATCATCGGACTGTTTCTGGTAACAGTAAGTGCCATGTCGCAGAGAGATGCACTTTACAGCCAGTTTATGTTTAACCGGTTGGTTATCAACCCGGGTTACACAGGAAGCCGTGACATGCTTACCATGACGCTGCTGAACCGTTACCAGTGGGTGGGGTTTGGCGATGGCGCACCCAGAACGCTCACTTTCAGCGCACATTCACCCCTGCGTAATGAAAATGTTGCGCTTGGTATGTATGTATATGCCGACCAGACCGGCCCTTTTACCGATGTCGGATTTATGGGCAATTATGCCTATCGTGTTCGTCTGTTCAAAGGAATTCTTTCATTGGGCCTTCAGGCAGGTTTCAACCAGGTGAATGTTGACTGGGATGCCCTGGAGATGCGCGACGGCGACGATGAAGTGATCCTTAACAGGCCAAAGAACAAGCTACAGCCTGATGCGAATTTCGGGATCTACTATTATACCCGTTCATATTACCTGGGCGTATCATCCAAGCAGTTATTTGAAAGTCAGTATGGTAAAGTTGAATTCGAAAACGGACTCACATCCTATGCCACCCTGGCCAGGCATTTTTATGGTATTGCCGGTTTGGCGCTGCCGCTCTCTGATAACGTTGTTTTCCGGCCTGGCATGATGTTTAAGTACACCGCCAATGCCCCGCTCAATATGGACCTGAATGCCAGCTTTCTCTTCAATGATGTGTTATGGGTCGGCGCATCCTACAGAACCAATAAGAATGCCATAACCAGCAAGAATGCCATCGTGTTTATGGTGGAACTAAACCTGACAGACAACTGGAGACTCGGTTATTCATACGATGCTTATCTTACGGAGATGAAAACCCATACCCAGGGATCGCACGAGGTGATGATTTCTTATGACATGAACCTGTTTAAGCCCAGATTATTGACTCCGAGGTATTTCTGA
- a CDS encoding OmpA family protein, with protein MKTKYLVLLISVAVLINPQLFAQKSKADRLFNRFEYAKAIPYYERLAQKQNKHEVYALTRLGDCHRLISNFEAAASYYEKLAVAGVNDASVYFNYGQVLRSMGKYDEAATQFQRYAVMNPEDQRGALFARYSTEVKTWAEPEYLYELFNAGTINSEYADFSPVYMNDGMVFTTDRMAQSGEKRYGWTMAYYLDLFFAQLKADEQSGIMVPGSPSVYSSRINQAYHDGPATFSSDFNTLYFTRVSRKAGELDSTRYYTNRLKLFSSNAEDGKWSDPVPFYLNSDAYSVGHPALSADGQTLYFASDMPGGFGGTDLYRVRRQGDGWGPAENLGATINSFGNEMFPYVYKDSVLYFSSDGHAGLGSLDIFRSETDGESWGKPENMKAPVNSPADDFGIVFHSNGTEGMLSSNRPGGKGQDDIYLFKVSERIPDSVLIAGLVRDKETMEVLRNATVFMLNTMNNEVLVLKTDENGKYTVKIKRGASLLFKGIKGGYYPDCINLELGAESKEAEIENRDLLLAKYKVDQIFVLENIYYDFDKWNIRPDAAVELNKVVTFLTENPDILVELGSHTDARGSFKYNERLSDRRAESAVEYIISRGIAKGRITANGYGEYKLVNKCADGINCSEEEHQQNRRTEIKISGDAATDDAGSQEPLNKYQAGQLLQLKDFDENFFKNCGGTGTGNELPIYTPKE; from the coding sequence ATGAAAACTAAATATCTGGTCCTGCTGATTTCGGTTGCTGTTTTGATCAACCCTCAGCTTTTTGCTCAAAAGTCGAAGGCCGACAGGCTTTTCAACCGCTTTGAATATGCGAAGGCGATCCCTTATTATGAGAGACTGGCACAAAAGCAGAACAAGCATGAAGTCTATGCCCTCACAAGGTTGGGCGATTGTCACCGGTTGATCAGCAATTTTGAAGCTGCAGCCTCTTATTATGAAAAACTTGCTGTTGCAGGAGTAAACGATGCCAGCGTTTATTTTAATTACGGACAGGTATTACGCAGCATGGGTAAGTATGATGAAGCGGCAACGCAGTTTCAGCGCTATGCGGTAATGAATCCGGAAGATCAGAGAGGTGCGCTTTTTGCAAGGTATAGCACTGAAGTCAAAACCTGGGCTGAACCTGAATACTTATATGAATTGTTCAATGCCGGTACAATAAATTCCGAATATGCTGATTTCTCGCCGGTCTATATGAATGACGGAATGGTTTTCACTACCGACCGTATGGCTCAGTCGGGCGAGAAACGCTATGGCTGGACCATGGCTTATTATCTTGACCTGTTTTTTGCCCAGCTGAAAGCGGATGAGCAGTCAGGAATTATGGTTCCGGGAAGCCCGTCGGTTTATTCCAGCCGGATTAATCAGGCATACCATGATGGACCGGCCACTTTTTCAAGCGACTTTAACACCTTGTATTTTACAAGGGTGAGTCGCAAAGCCGGTGAACTGGATTCTACAAGATATTATACCAACCGCCTGAAACTTTTTTCAAGCAATGCTGAAGATGGAAAGTGGAGTGATCCTGTTCCATTCTATCTTAACAGCGATGCCTATTCTGTAGGACATCCTGCCTTATCGGCCGACGGGCAAACCCTTTATTTTGCTTCCGACATGCCGGGCGGATTCGGAGGCACTGACCTTTACCGCGTGAGACGTCAGGGTGATGGCTGGGGCCCGGCAGAAAATCTCGGGGCAACCATCAATTCTTTTGGAAATGAAATGTTTCCTTATGTTTATAAGGATAGTGTCTTATATTTCTCTTCAGACGGACATGCCGGGCTTGGCAGTCTTGATATCTTCAGGTCGGAAACAGATGGCGAAAGCTGGGGAAAACCTGAGAATATGAAAGCTCCGGTAAACTCACCCGCCGATGATTTCGGGATCGTTTTCCACAGCAATGGGACCGAGGGCATGCTCAGCTCAAACAGGCCCGGCGGTAAGGGACAGGATGACATATATTTGTTTAAGGTCAGCGAAAGGATTCCCGATTCCGTACTGATCGCCGGATTGGTCAGGGACAAGGAAACAATGGAAGTGCTGCGGAACGCAACCGTTTTTATGCTGAACACAATGAATAATGAGGTCCTTGTATTGAAAACGGATGAAAACGGAAAATACACTGTTAAAATTAAAAGAGGCGCTTCATTGCTGTTTAAAGGGATTAAGGGCGGCTACTATCCCGATTGCATTAACCTGGAGCTCGGAGCGGAATCTAAAGAAGCTGAAATTGAAAACAGGGACCTGCTCCTTGCAAAGTATAAGGTTGATCAGATTTTTGTCCTTGAAAACATTTATTACGATTTTGACAAGTGGAACATCAGACCTGATGCCGCCGTTGAACTTAACAAAGTTGTTACTTTCCTTACCGAGAATCCTGATATTCTGGTTGAACTGGGTTCGCACACCGATGCCAGGGGAAGCTTCAAATACAATGAACGGCTTTCCGACCGCAGGGCTGAATCTGCGGTGGAATACATTATTTCCCGTGGAATTGCCAAAGGGCGTATTACAGCCAATGGTTACGGAGAATACAAACTGGTAAACAAATGTGCCGACGGCATAAACTGCAGCGAAGAAGAACATCAGCAAAACAGACGCACTGAGATTAAGATTTCAGGTGACGCTGCTACCGATGACGCCGGATCACAGGAACCACTGAATAAGTATCAGGCCGGACAACTTCTGCAGCTGAAAGATTTTGATGAGAACTTCTTTAAAAACTGCGGAGGTACAGGTACTGGGAATGAACTACCTATTTACACCCCAAAGGAATAA
- a CDS encoding energy transducer TonB, which produces MEAKKTPKADLERKRTFFVQIGLIVALAAVLVAFEWKTYDKQQLDLGARQVENIEDEMIEITQQNKPPPPPAPPPTTTLINIVQDDVEVEDDISIDAEASQLTEIPAYVPPAVTEEEEVAEAEIFMVVEDAPSFPGGDEARIRFLQQNIKYPQMARESSIQGTVYVTFVVERDGSVTDVRVLRGIGGGCDEEAIRVIKAMPKWNPGKQRGKPVRVQFNMPIKFTLAG; this is translated from the coding sequence ATGGAAGCAAAAAAGACCCCGAAAGCTGACCTGGAACGTAAACGCACGTTCTTTGTCCAGATCGGACTGATTGTCGCGCTTGCAGCAGTTCTCGTAGCTTTCGAATGGAAAACCTACGACAAGCAACAGCTTGATCTTGGTGCACGTCAGGTCGAAAATATTGAGGATGAGATGATCGAGATCACTCAGCAGAACAAACCTCCCCCACCCCCTGCACCGCCTCCAACAACCACCCTGATCAATATTGTACAGGATGACGTTGAGGTGGAAGATGACATTTCCATAGACGCAGAAGCTTCACAGCTGACAGAAATCCCTGCTTATGTTCCTCCTGCAGTGACCGAAGAAGAAGAGGTTGCCGAGGCTGAGATCTTCATGGTTGTGGAAGATGCCCCGAGTTTCCCGGGTGGTGATGAAGCGAGGATCCGTTTCCTGCAGCAGAATATCAAGTACCCTCAGATGGCGCGTGAAAGCAGCATTCAGGGAACTGTTTATGTTACCTTTGTTGTTGAGCGTGACGGTTCGGTGACCGATGTCAGGGTACTCCGCGGTATCGGCGGTGGTTGCGACGAAGAAGCCATCCGCGTGATCAAGGCCATGCCCAAATGGAACCCCGGTAAACAGCGCGGAAAACCTGTTCGTGTGCAGTTTAATATGCCCATCAAGTTCACGCTTGCCGGATAA
- a CDS encoding VanZ family protein yields the protein MPAKARNFLPSIIWTAVILVLTLLPGNYIPRVGSFWNLFSPDKLIHIFLFSVLALLLFSGFFKQYPGRNQRYITGMVLAFSILLAVLTELLQAMLPLGRSGNVYDTIADFAGISMGWLIFFQYRKKKQKKLPAD from the coding sequence ATGCCTGCGAAAGCCAGAAATTTCCTGCCGTCCATAATATGGACGGCTGTTATTTTAGTGCTGACCCTGTTACCGGGTAATTATATCCCCAGGGTTGGCAGTTTCTGGAATCTGTTTTCGCCGGACAAACTGATACATATCTTTCTGTTTTCTGTACTTGCTTTGCTGCTATTCAGCGGATTCTTCAAACAATATCCGGGCCGGAACCAACGTTATATTACAGGAATGGTGCTTGCATTCAGCATTTTACTGGCAGTATTAACCGAATTGCTTCAGGCAATGTTACCTTTGGGCAGAAGCGGAAATGTGTACGACACCATTGCTGATTTCGCCGGCATCTCAATGGGTTGGCTGATTTTTTTTCAATACCGCAAGAAAAAGCAAAAAAAATTACCGGCCGACTGA
- the gcvH gene encoding glycine cleavage system protein GcvH codes for MNIPSNLKYTKDHEWIKIEGDTALVGVTEYAQGELGDIVFVEVETVGETLDQHETFGTIEAVKTVSDLFLPVSGEILEFNDALNSAPELINKDPYGEGWIIRLKMTNPSEADGLLDAAAYGDLIGA; via the coding sequence ATGAACATTCCAAGCAATCTGAAGTACACAAAGGATCACGAATGGATTAAAATTGAAGGCGATACTGCGCTTGTCGGGGTAACTGAATATGCCCAGGGTGAACTCGGGGATATTGTTTTCGTCGAAGTTGAGACTGTAGGGGAAACGCTTGACCAGCACGAAACCTTTGGTACCATTGAAGCAGTGAAGACTGTCAGTGATTTGTTCCTTCCTGTTTCGGGAGAAATCCTTGAATTCAACGATGCATTAAACAGCGCACCCGAGCTGATCAATAAGGATCCTTACGGGGAAGGCTGGATCATCAGACTTAAAATGACCAATCCGTCGGAAGCTGACGGACTGCTCGATGCAGCTGCTTACGGCGACCTGATCGGTGCCTGA